Proteins co-encoded in one Neoarius graeffei isolate fNeoGra1 chromosome 11, fNeoGra1.pri, whole genome shotgun sequence genomic window:
- the LOC132893669 gene encoding gap junction epsilon-1 protein gives MSLNYIKNFYEGFLRPPTVIGQFHTLFFGSVRMFFLGVLGFAVYGNEALHFSCLPDRRELNVFCYNQFRPVTPQVFWALQLVTVLVPGAVFHLYAACKNMDQEDILEQPINTVLYIISVLLRMILEMAAFWLQSHLFGFLVQPMFMCDASSLEKTFNFTKCLVPEYFEKTIFLGAMYVFTIITVLLCIAEIFEILRRRGVL, from the exons CTCCGGCCACCCACTGTGATTGGTCAATTCCACACCCTGTTCTTTGGCTCTGTGCGTATGTTTTTCCTGGGGGTTCTGGGATTTGCAGTTTATGGCAATGAGGCTCTTCACTTTAGCTGTCTCCCTGACCGGAGGGAACTAAATGTCTTCTGTTACAACCAGTTTCGACCAGTAACACCTCAG GTGTTCTGGGCCTTACAGCTTGTAACAGTCCTTGTACCAGGGGCTGTGTTCCATCTTTATGCAGCATGTAAAAATATGGACCAGGAGGACATTCTTGAGCAACCTATCAACACAGTCTTGTATATAATCTCTGTGCTTTTGCGGATGATCCTGGAGATGGCTGCATTTTGGTTGCAGAGCCATCTCTTTGGTTTTCTGGTTCAGCCCATGTTCATGTGTGATGCCAGCTCACTGGAAAAGACCTTTAACTTCACCAAGTGTTTGGTTCCAGAGTACTTTGAAAAGACAATCTTCCTTGGTGCAATGTATGTATTTACCATCATCACTGTGCTTTTGTGTATTGCTGAGATTTTTGAAATTCTTCGCAGAAGGGGTGTTTTGTGA